In Nerophis ophidion isolate RoL-2023_Sa linkage group LG02, RoL_Noph_v1.0, whole genome shotgun sequence, one DNA window encodes the following:
- the prr13 gene encoding proline rich 13: protein MWPNQGQSNPAFPPGYNPAYPAVPPAGVFPQPPRTQFTPVQYPVGLNPAMVPNAPLGVMPYIAPGPQSYPVAAGGYPAVPVAGAYPRSPKGHHHKKKGHHHHKGLYPGGINTLGGGLNHLGGGLNHLGGLNHLGGGLNHLGGLNHLGGGLNHLGGGVSGTLTGLAMGLAGHKVNKKLKKGKKLKKGHHYGGHHKHGGKSSSSSSSSSSSSSSSD, encoded by the exons ATGTGGCCAAATCaag GTCAATCCAACCCAGCCTTCCCTCCTGGCTACAACCCTGCATATCCTGCTGTCCCACCTGCAGGAGTCTTCCCCCAGCCTCCACGTACACAGTTCACACCTGTCCAGTATCCAGTCGGCCTCAACCCGGCCATGGTACCTAACGCGCCTCTTGGCGTGATGCCCTATATAGCCCCAGGTCCCCAATCTTACCCCGTGGCGGCTGGAGGATACCCAGCAGTCCCGGTGGCAGGCGCCTACCCGCGCTCACCTAAAGGGCATCACCACAAGAAAAAAGGGCATCATCACCACAAAGGCCTTTACCCTGGAGGCATTAACACCTTGGGTGGGGGCTTGAATCACTTGGGTGGGGGCTTGAATCACTTGGGTGGCTTGAATCACTTGGGTGGGGGCTTGAATCACTTGGGTGGCTTAAATCACTTGGGTGGGGGCTTGAATCACTTGGGTGGGGGCGTCAGCGGAACTTTGACAGGACTGGCCATGGGGTTAGCGGGACATAAAGTCAACAAGAAGTTGAAGAAGGGGAAGAAGCTGAAGAAGGGTCACCATTATGGCGGGCACCATAAACATGGTGGCAAG TCCTccagtagcagcagcagcagtagcagcagcagcagcagctcagACTGA